From Leishmania donovani BPK282A1 complete genome, chromosome 34, the proteins below share one genomic window:
- a CDS encoding nucleolar protein family a, putative: MPRGFGGRGGGDRGGGSRGFGGPRGGRGGGGRGGGRGGHMSEPDPPENVEEVGTFMNAAEGELVYRVTAHGVVPRFNTFVYTENKAKIGKIEEILGNTTDVMFSVKPSPGVQAASLSEGDKVYISPTQFTPLRVFTEPPKPRGRGGRGGRGGGRGGGRGADRGGRGGFGGRGSFGGMGGGRGSFGGGRGSFGGGGRGSFGGR; the protein is encoded by the coding sequence ATGCCCCGAGGATTCGGAGgacgtggcggtggtgaccgcggtggtggaagcCGCGGCTTTGGAGGCCcccgtggcggccgcggtggcggcggtcgaggtggcggccgtggcggtcACATGTCCGAGCCTGACCCGCCGGAGAACGTGGAGGAGGTCGGCACCTTCATGAACGCCGCAGAGGGCGAATTAGTTTACAGGGTTACGGCGCACGGTGTGGTGCCGCGCTTCAACACCTTTGTGTACACCGAAAATAAGGCGAAAATCGGCAAAATTGAGGAGATTCTCGGGAACACAACGGATGTCATGTTTTCCGTGAAACCATCGCCAGGCGTGCAGGCGGCGTCCCTCAGCGAGGGCGATAAAGTGTACATTTCCCCTACGCAGTTTACGCCTCTCCGTGTCTTCACCGAACCACCGAAGCCGCGCGGtcgtggtggtcgtggtggccgtggcggtggccgtggcggtggccgcggcgccgaccgTGGTGGTCGCGGCGGGTTCGGCGGTCGCGGCAGCTTCGGCGGCATGGGTGGCGGCCGAGGCAGCTTCGGTGGCGGCCGAGGCAGCttcggtggcggtggccgtggaAGCTTTGGTGGCCGT
- a CDS encoding coatomer alpha subunit, putative: MLTKFEARSSRVKAVALHNSATWVLCGLHNGAVQIWDYRMSTCVDTYTEHVGAVRGADFHVNQPLFVTGGDDYTVKVWNYKLRRCLFTMMGHMDYVRTTFFHHEQPWIVSCSDDFTIRIWNWQSRKSIACLPGHNHYVMCAQFHPFSDLVVSGSLDKTIRVWDISALRHRKEEVGITHDLLGTTDVVVRYELEGHEKGINWVAFHPCGDLLLSAADDRTVRLWTMSGTSCYVSRTFTGHTSNVCCSVFYRNDYLISCAEDRTIRVVHMSSGVTVQTFRREVERYWIMASDSTRNLIAIGHDAGLQVFKLTRERPAFAIHNATQLYYTCQNKLHMYNFETEEVASCAVTYQFYPPTALSCCPTTGGVMLSYVNSGPQVEWIPKPLATRTCNVEATMKGIDGVFFGGHKLAYVDVNGKMCIQNVAKASGKPQLTDVSCSRIFPGPVGCVLCQSNDRILLYQVAQHGAVAEATVTGVRYAVWDKDFSKVALIAKNTVTIMTKRLKIIASVAESSARIKSAAFDETRDVMYFTTSNHLKYCYLRNGETSTISTLKNVVYLVRAVGDSIYVLTRDGRVLRKELDNVELNFKLKLQQQSYRDLIRIMQQGKLKGQALVGYLHKHGHSEIALHFVSDSLTRFNLAIECGAMDIAKATAIELNQPAIWRRLADTATSFGDIQLAQFASAKAGHYYASGLLALLTGNTTSVANLVNTTRDDNFKLHYSMYMDDAKQRVDILCKVNQLPLAYVTAKSHGLAEMAAQVLQRMEPEVAARVQAQRFHPAPQKRTVEPATENWPMLQVEESVFARLLKEPGHLDIIAQPELDEDVAAGTGWDDDEDDGTLLGSAGAGAGDAGALADKDEMGGGWDDDLDIDVSTALPDAGGATSASSGYVVPREHPPIMQAWADAYTLPAFHVAAGSFASALRLLQRQIGLADPTPLKPYMLQLWAAVNVCRPAPNGLCVVFAMPTPPPDSETEARHAPALPDFMPALAEKLRFGYQLFVEGKFSEALDVFRSILHLSVVTVVKDDQQKATLREIMAIAPEYTRALALQLQLRTLNASSVESLQLALYFTHFRLHRAHLTLALSQAMSKAYKQKNIKTAAEVARRLLEQDPPKNKAQQAAAIIAEADRNPTNAVEIDYDERNPFTICSATYKPMYKGVVSPMRCSYCLSPAHPSYKGTLCPVCKLAKIGVDSAGLVNRI; this comes from the coding sequence ATGCTCACCAAGTTCGAGGCCCGCTCGTCCCGCGTGaaagcggtggcgctgcacaACAGCGCCACGTGGGTTCTGTGCGGATTGCACAACGGTGCTGTGCAGATTTGGGACTATCGTATGAGCACTTGTGTCGACACGTACACAGAGCATGTGGGCGCAGTGCGCGGCGCGGACTTCCACGTGAATCAGCCCCTCTTCGTCACTGGCGGCGATGACTACACAGTGAAGGTGTGGAACTACaagctgcggcgctgcctctTTACGATGATGGGGCATATGGACTATGTTCGCACCACCTTCTTCCACCACGAGCAGCCGTGGATTGTGTCTTGCTCAGACGACTTCACCATCCGTATCTGGAATTGGCAGAGTCGAAAGAGCATCGCGTGCTTGCCGGGCCACAACCACTACGTTATGTGCGCGCAGTTTCACCCGTTCAGCGACCTTGTTGTGTCGGGCAGCCTGGACAAGACAATCAGAGTGTGGGACAtctcggcgctgcggcaccggaaggaggaggtgggcatCACGCACGATCTCCTAGGTACGACGGATGTGGTGGTGCGGTACGAGCTGGAGGGGCACGAGAAGGGTATCAACTGGGTTGCCTTTCACCCGTGCGGCGAcctgctgctctctgccGCCGATGACCGCACAGTGCGCCTGTGGACGATGTCGGGGACATCGTGCTACGTCTCTCGCACGTTCACCGGGCACACCAGCAACGTCTGCTGCTCCGTCTTTTACAGGAACGACTATCTCATCTCCTGTGCAGAGGACCGCACAATTCGCGTGGTGCACATGTCCTCCGGCGTGACGGTGCAGACGTTCCGTCGCGAGGTCGAGCGCTACTGGATCATGGCAAGCGACTCGACGCGCAACCTGATCGCCATTGGTCACGACGCGGGTCTGCAGGTCTTCAAGCTCACTCGGGAGCGGCCCGCCTTCGCGATCCACAACGCCACGCAGCTCTACTACACATGCCAGAACAAACTCCACATGTACAACTTCGAGACCGAGGAAGTCGCTTCCTGTGCTGTCACCTACCAGTTTTACCCGCCAACGGCGCTCTCGTGCTGCCCGACGACCGGAGGCGTGATGCTCTCCTACGTTAACAGTGGCCCGCAAGTAGAGTGGATTCCGAAGCCACTGGCGACAAGGACATGCAACGTGGAAGCTACCATGAAAGGCATCGACGGCGTTTTCTTTGGTGGGCACAAGCTCGCCTACGTGGACGTCAACGGAAAGATGTGCATCCAAAACGTGGCCAAGGCCAGTGGAAAGCCGCAGCTGACCGACGTGTCGTGCAGTCGCATTTTTCCTGGCCCTGTCGGCTGCGTCCTTTGCCAGAGCAACGACAGGATCCTCCTGTACCAGGTGGCACAGCacggcgcggtggcggaAGCGACGGTGACAGGGGTGCGGTACGCTGTGTGGGACAAGGATTTCTCCAAGGTGGCGCTCATCGCCAAGAACACGGTGACCATTATGACGAAGCGCCTCAAGATCATCGCGTCGGTCGCCGAGTCGTCGGCCCGCATCAAATCCGCCGCCTTTGACGAGACGCGGGACGTTATGTACTTCACCACATCCAACCACCTCAAGTACTGCTACCTGCGCAACGGCGAGACGAGCACTATCAGCACGCTCAAGAACGTCGTCTATCTGGTGCGCGCCGTGGGCGACTCTATCTACGTCTTGACGCGCGACGGTCGCGTTCTGCGCAAGGAGCTGGACAACGTGGAACTGAACTTCAAGCTGaaactgcagcagcagtcgtaCCGCGACCTCATCCGCATTATGCAGCAAGGCAAGCTCAAAGGTCAGGCCTTGGTCGGGTACCTGCACAAGCACGGACACTCCGAGATCGCCTTGCACTTCGTCAGCGACTCGCTCACGCGCTTCAATCTTGCCATCGAGTGTGGCGCCATGGACATTGCCAAGGCGACCGCGATTGAGCTCAACCAGCCAGCCATCTGGCGTCGCCtcgccgacaccgccacAAGCTTTGGTGACATCCAGCTGGCCCAGTTTGCGAGTGCCAAGGCTGGCCACTACTACGCCTCTGGCCTGCTTGCCCTTCTCACGGGAAACACCACCTCGGTGGCCAACCTTGTCAACACCACCCGCGACGACAACTTCAAGCTGCACTATAGCATGTACATGGACGACGCGAAGCAACGCGTGGACATCCTCTGCAAGGTTAACCAGCTGCCTCTGGCGTACGTGACGGCGAAGTCGCACGGTCTGGCAgagatggcggcgcaggtgctgcaaCGGATGGAgccggaggtggcggcgcgcgtgcaggcgcagcgatTCCATCCAGCACCGCAGAAGCGAACGGTTGAGCCAGCCACGGAGAACTGGCCTATGCTGCAGGTGGAGGAGTCCGTGTTCGCGCGGCTGTTGAAGGAACCGGGCCATTTGGACATCATCGCCCAGCCGGAGCTCGACGaggacgtcgccgccggcactGGGtgggacgacgacgaggacgacggcaCGTTACTGGGTAGCGCGGGTGCAGGCGCCGGCGATGCAGGGGCGCTGGCCGACAAGGATGAGATGGGTGGCGGCTGGGACGACGACCTCGACATTGACGTGTCCACTGCTCTCCCGGATGCTGGCGGCGCGACTTCCGCTAGCAGTGGCTACGTCGTGCCGCGCGAGCATCCGCCCATTATGCAGGCATGGGCGGACGCCTACACACTTCCTGCTTTCCACGTCGCTGCCGGGTCTTTTGcgagtgcgctgcgcctgctgcagcgccagatCGGCTTGGCAGACCCGACGCCGCTGAAGCCTTacatgctgcagctgtgggcAGCCGTTAACGTGTGCAGGCCTGCACCGAACGGCCTGTGTGTCGTGTTCGCCAtgcccacgccgccgccggacAGCGAGACGGAGGCGCGCCACGCCCCCGCGCTTCCGGACTTCATGCCTGCGCTCGCCGAGAAGCTGCGCTTCGGCTACCAGCTGTTCGTCGAGGGCAAGTTTTCGGAGGCGCTGGATGTCTTCCGCAGCATTCTGCACCTCTCTGTCGTCACCGTTGTCAAGGATGACCAGCAAAAGGCAACGCTGCGCGAAATCATGGCAATTGCCCCAGAGTacacgcgcgctctcgcgctgcagctgcagctaCGCACCCTCAACGCCTCCTCTGTggagtcgctgcagctggcccTGTACTTCACACATTTCCGCCTTCACCGCGCGCACCTTACACTGGCTCTATCGCAGGCTATGAGTAAGGCGTACAAGCAGAAGAACATCAAGACCGCCGCTGAAGTGGCGCGCCGTCTGCTGGAGCAGGACCCACCCAAAAACAAGGCACAGCAGGCTGCTGCTATTATCGCCGAGGCAGACCGCAACCCCACTAACGCCGTCGAAATAGACTACGACGAGCGCAACCCGTTCACCATATGCTCTGCCACCTACAAGCCCATGTACAAGGGTGTCGTGAGCCCAATGCGGTGCAGCTACTGCTTGTCGCCGGCTCACCCATCCTACAAGGGAACCCTCTGCCCTGTGTGCAAGTTGGCCAAGATTGGCGTCGACAGTGCAGGTCTGGTCAATCGAATTTGA